In Glycine max cultivar Williams 82 chromosome 15, Glycine_max_v4.0, whole genome shotgun sequence, the DNA window TTCTGTGACTCCGAGCATAGCTCgtaattcttcaaatcttggtcttGTTGTTGTGGTGGAGGTGAAGGTGGTTCACCTGGGTCTTCTTCCTTAGCTTCTTCTTGAGGTAGTTGAGCGGGTATAAGAACGTTcttctccactttttcttcatccCAATTCCAAGAAGCGTACTCATCAACTTTAACATCTAGAATGATGACGAGTTTCTTAGTTTGCAAGTTGTAGACACAGTAGCCCTTAGAGATAGTGTTATACCTAAGGAATATACCTCGTATAGTCTTGTCTTCAAGCTTGTGCCACTTCACGTCTAGAATATGAATGTAGCATATAGATCCAAAGACCCTTAGGTGCTTTGCTGATGGCTTCTTACCGTTCCAAGCTTCAATTGGGGTCTTGTCTTTTATAGACTTAGTTGGACATCTGTTGAGTATGTAAATAGCAGTGTAGACTGTTTCATCCCATAATGTGTTAAGTAGTCCCTTCTCCTTGAGCATCGATCTAGCCATTTCCATAACTGTGCGATTCTTTCTCTCGgacactccattttgttgaggagaatATGCGACTGTAAGTTGTCACTCAATGCCTTCATCCTcacaaaatctttcaaactcGCGAGAGGTGTACTCTTTGCCGTGATCACTTCTTAGTACTTTTATCCGTTTtccactttgattttcagcaagggccttgaactttttgaatactccaaagacttctgatttttcttttagaaaatatacccATGTCATTCTAGAGAAGTCATCAATGAAGAGTTTGAAGTACCTGTTGTTCTCATGTGACGGCATCCTCATTGGTCCACAGACGTCCGTATGTATCAGCTCCAATAAATCTTTTTCTCTCCATGCTCCGCTTGTTGAGAAAGGAAATCGGTGTTGCTTACCAAGGAGACATCCTTCACACACTTCATTGTTCTTCTTTATGCTTGGAAGATCTCTCATCATGTTCTTCTCATGTAACAACTTCAAGGCATGTGTGTTGAAGAggccaaatctttgatgccatagcCATGAATCATCAACTTGTACCTTCATGGCAAtgtttgttgcatattttaaatttagagggaAGCTTCTATTGCTCTTATTCATCTTTACATGGGCTATCTCAggccttttatttttgttgtctaaGATTTTGCATACACCTCCTTCAAAGCGAAATGTGTAGCCTCTCTCCATCATTTCGCCAATGCTTAAAAGATTTTCTTTTAGGCTGGGAACTAGTAAGACATAATGGATGAGTCGCGTACCTTTATCTGTCTCCACCATGACAATGCCTTTGCCTTTTGATTCAACCACACTTCCATTTCCCAGTCGAACTTTAATTTGACTTTGACATACTCATCAATGCTTTTGAAAATAGTCTTATCCTTGGCCATGTGATTGCTACATCCACTATCCAAGTACCAGCTtcctcccttttcttttattgagtcTTGAGTGGCATAGAACATGCATTGTTCTTGATCATGCTCCTCTGCGATATTGGCTTGATGCCTATTTTTGTTGTGACAATTTTTCTCTACGTTCCCGAACTTCTTGCAATGGTTGCATTGTGGCATATTACGGAACCAACAATTTTTCTCTGCGTGGCCTTGCCTTTTGCATATATTGCATGGAGGATTTTTATCTGCTTTGTTCTTAAGGAAATTCTtagaaccttctcttcttttggaAGTTTCTCCAtagtttttctttcctccattttctttgttttggggctgaaatttaaactttgacTGGAAGGCATTTTCAAGTGTATCTTCTTTATGCCTATACAATCTTTGCTCATATGCTTCAAGAGAGCCCACAAGTTTTGTCTCTCATAGAGTGGATAGATCTTTGGTTTCCTCAATCATTGTCACGATTGGGTCAAACTTTTGGGACATAgtaattagaattttctcaacaattttcttgtcAAGAATATCTTCCCCTAAAGCTCTTATTTGATTAACTATTTCTTTAACTTTAGAATAGTAATCTTTAACTGTCTCAgactccttcatcttcaatagTTCAAAATCTCTTCTTAGAGATTGAAGTTTAACGGCACGTACCTTAACACTTACTTGAAACTCCTCCTGCAATGTGTTCCACGCTTCTTTGGCAATCTTAGCTCCCATAATTCTTGGAAAAATTGGATCAGTCACCGCTTGTTGCAAGGTGAACAACGCCTTtgaatttttctgtttatttttcttcaactctttttcttGAGATGCATTAAGAGCTGAAGTATCCACAGGAACTGTGAAGCCTTCTTCTACTATGTCCCATAAATCTtgagatgaaaaatatgtttccattttaacacgccagaaatcataattttcaccatTGAAGATAAGGACAGAAATAGTTGACGATTGAGTAGTGTTATCCATagcttagaaaaaatattattagagtgGATTAATAGTACAAAGgaaatttttgaagtagttgGGAGAATTTTGGAATGGTAGGTAGGTAATATAACTACGCTCAATGTATGACCGAACGTAACTCTGATACCACTATTGGTAGTTTattagatgatagttgatagttgatagttttagagaattgttttagaaagaaggctatgtcattgatttcttggattatcaattacaacataccaattgcctatttataggctcaagtcaccaacctctcaatggtggtgaatgtttctacattactttaggtctttctagagttttcatgatagattagtatcatgTTAGTTTtagattcttctatcttatacatacacttatagttctagattttTCTACTATATTCATACACACTATAATTCTAGGATATTCTactattttcatacatattatatttaaaaatattctagaAATTTATAGCAATTTCAACACATACCTTAAACTCCAATGCATTAGTCCACGCACACTTAATTAAACAGTGCAGTGATATTAGAAATACCATTTCATACTGAAttcaattcatattcatgtgatAGTACTGCCATGCACAATGACTTTTATTTTATGCTattaagaaattttgaaaactaatttaactTCAAAAACTATAGGGTGGACACGTTCATTGCATTTCTtccatttaagaaaaataagaaaaactgTTGAGTATAATTAGTATCACGGATCAAAAATCAATTGAAGACACGTTAAACATGTCTAGGATATCTAATAATAGTAAGAAATACTATTGCTATATCTTAATATAATCCCTGAAATATTACAAAATCTCGAGTAATTAATCTATTATATTGAAATGCTTGATCACTTTGAGCTAAAAAGTTTGTGAGCCATATTCAGCATTGTATAGGTGATTTCGAGAGACTTGAGTTTGGTGAGTTTATAGAACAATGCGAGTGCCGATGGGATAAGGATACAACATAGCCACGTTTTCCATTTGCGAACTCATATGCCGCGATGTCTGTAACGACAATAGCATCAATGTGCAGGGCCCCCATGCATCTTATTATATCCTGTGGGGCTTCAACTGATTCCTCACGCTATTCACGAGTTGAATTAGTGAAAAGAAGCTGAGGGTTTCACCCACATGCTTGTCCTTGTTTGTTTGTTACAGCCACACATTCCTATTCATTATCTGTATCGCAATACTTTCTCATGAAAAAGATACCCAAAGCACCGTGAAAAGCATGGTAAAGAGAGTATCTACATATATAATTTGCTCTTTGAAAGTGTTAAttagcacaaaatttagtctctTTTATTAGTAGTCGTTACTAaaagatgataattttttttaccaacaatTGATAGCGTATTTGGAAATGCATTGATAGCCTAAAATTCACGTCAATTTCAAGAATATATGAAAGCTAAGACAGACAGTGTTAACTTGGACGTGAAAATTCACGTCCCTCATCCGCAATCAAACACGCACCATGTATATTTCATGACATTTATCTATCCTATACAATGAGGTTTAcacaaaatcatataaaaaaaaaagaattctaaTAATACCATAATAAactattctatatatatatatatatatatattacttattgAATGATAGTATGATACAAAACCGATACTTTTATTCTCATAAACAAACACTGATGACGTCTTGTCATTGCAATCATAATAATGGGTCGTCATGGTACTTGTTATTAACCTAATACCATTATAAATGTTTGATTGTAGATTAGGTGAACAACGGTTCATGACATGCTTTATTAAAgcaggaaatttattttattcaagtcaGAATAATCTCTTACATAATCTTATTTGCAGGGTGGAAGTGGGGAGCCACACAACTTAGTGTGAAAATATGCATACTTATCAAATCTTTGTAATTCTCCACCCTGCGGTATCTTACCACTTAACCTAGGATTATAGCTCACGTTGAATTGTTGCAGATATTTCACCGTAGTCAATGCTACAGGAATGTTTCCATAAATGTTGTTGTGATTGAGATCCAGCCATATCAAGCTCTGCTTCGGAAACGTCAAATGAGATAGGTCGAACTCGAACTTGTTCCTTGAAAGGTCAAGTATCTGGGTCGTTTTCTTGCTGCTGAAAAGCATGGAAGCGTCACCTTCGAGCTTGTTCCTTGACAAGTCTACCCTGTCGGGATTTAAGTTGCCGAGGGAAGCAGGGATGGGCCCTGAAAGCTGGTTGTGAGACAGGATGAGATCTGGCCCGGGCTTCTTGAAGGCTCCAAATGAGCTCGGGATCGGGCCCGTGAGCTTGTTGCGGTCCAACTGTAGGGACCCGAGATTAGGCAATTGGGAAAGTGTGCTCGGAATGGGGCCCGAGAGGTTGTTAAAGGAAAGTTTGATCAACTCGAGGTTCTTGAGTTGGCCCAGAAAAGCGGGTATTGGGCCGGAGATATTGGTATAAGTGATAAAGAGAGACTTGAGTTTGGTGAGTTTGGCGATGGTGGGCTGGATTGGGCCCACGAGGTTGGGGAGCTTGTGGAAGGTGATGGACTCCAAGTAAGGGAGGTCGCCCACAGAAGGAGGAATTTGTCCCGACGCATTGGCGTCTGGAATGGATGACGATATGCCGATGCTGATGACGCGATTCGTTTTCTCGTCACACTCGACGCAGCAGTACCAGTCGCAGCAATCCTCTTTTGCATTCCACGATGTTATGATGTAAGGGTTGCCTAGGTCCTTCTTGAGTTGGAGCAGCGCTTTCTTGTCTTGTGGGTGACACCTCTCAGAGAATACAAGTGGAAATGGAGAGAACAATAGGAAGGGCAAATTTACGTAAGGGGGCTCATTTTACAAAGTATTTACGGGATGGGGTCTGTTTCAAAAGAAATAACGGAGGGGGTTTGTTTTGTGGAGGAAACCGCCATTGCCACTGGCGGCATGGCTCAACCCGCCATTGCCAGTGGCGGCAAAGGTGGAGAGAAGGGTGTATTGTCACTAGCAGTGGCGATATGGCCACGTAGGATGGAGAGAGGAGGGTGTCGCCAATGGGAACGGCGACACACCCAGCTGGAGCCGCCAGTCCGACTGGCGATATAGCCCACGTGGGACTCGCCCACACGGCTGGCGAGACAGCCTGCAGCTTCGGTCTCGTCCACAGGACTGGCGAGACACCTTTATAGCTTTTCAGTTCTGCTCTCCATTGTTTAGGGATGCAGCAACATTGTTTAGGGATGCAGAGTAGGATTTGACCATTGTATACGCTTTTCTTCTATAAAATAACATGAACGTAAAACTTTGGATTCACTTCTaccttatctttgctttccttaCCTTTGCTTTTCTCCGTTCTTAAATTTCTTAGAGTGTTCTTGGTGCTGTTGGTGCTTTGCCTTTGCtgagtttttttcttccatagttcataattcctaattatttggtaagtgatttttttaaataacatttatatatttatattttatgatttatatattctgtttgttaatatttttaaaataataggttAGCTAGATAGGTATTGTAAGTTTAGGTTAATTAAGATTAATAGGTATTATAAGGTTaggttagttattattattaataaattaataagtatgctgttattaatttttatgtagtaACGGATAGTTGAAGAGTaggttaggttagttagtaaaaaaatattatttagtttgtagtatatatttttagatttgtagtatatatttgaaggttagtttgtataaaaataagtatgttGTTATTAGTTTGTAGTATGCTGTTATTAGTTTGTAGTATATATTTGACCATGTAAAACATGATTGAcaaatgacaatttgaattgcaTTGTCTAATTTCATTAATGATCTATTACCAAATGATATGGTTGGCTGGTTTTTATGATGGAAATATtagtaaagttagaaaatatttCTTTGATATTTTAGTGGTGAATGCATGGAGTTTGTATTtatcactaatatttttttaaaatttctttatttattttaaacacaacTATTACGagtttatttgtttaaatttatttattaaaagtgcttattttaataaaataaatggatCAGACAAGCACACATTGTAAAAACCATAATTTCAGATCGAGTCTAggtttgtataaaaataagtatgttGTTATTAGTTTGTAGTATATATTTGAAGGTTAGTTTGtagtatatatatgatattttagtaAGTCACAGTCAAACGTTCCGACACACTTAATATTAGTCTTAGAAATATTAGGCACACACGTAATATTAGATAAGGTAGAAATATtaggtataaattaatattagcgtacatatttgtaaattttaggtagacatatatttttagtttttataatattaagcaTGTTAcacgtaaataaataattataatattagagATGCGTAAATTTACTTTATTAGTGTTAAATTTTtgtgttatatatttaataatgtttttataaatgtgtgtagtttaatttaatttatattatctacaaataatgtattatatttttttttgtagtagcaatggcatcttcatcatcatcttcatcacatGTTAACATTAAGTCTGGCCCCATCGATGCTGATGTATTATGGATGCAACCTaaacatgtttcagaacatgtttggaatggggaagaagataggaaattacatatcagacgagctgtccccacgtatcaaggggaagaacaaattcctgagcaaatttttccttttcttctacaATCTGGTTTCGCTT includes these proteins:
- the LOC106796152 gene encoding polygalacturonase inhibitor, yielding MAPPYVNLPFLLFSPFPLVFSERCHPQDKKALLQLKKDLGNPYIITSWNAKEDCCDWYCCVECDEKTNRVISIGISSSIPDANASGQIPPSVGDLPYLESITFHKLPNLVGPIQPTIAKLTKLKSLFITYTNISGPIPAFLGQLKNLELIKLSFNNLSGPIPSTLSQLPNLGSLQLDRNKLTGPIPSSFGAFKKPGPDLILSHNQLSGPIPASLGNLNPDRVDLSRNKLEGDASMLFSSKKTTQILDLSRNKFEFDLSHLTFPKQSLIWLDLNHNNIYGNIPVALTTVKYLQQFNVSYNPRLSGKIPQGGELQRFDKYAYFHTKLCGSPLPPCK